In Betta splendens chromosome 19, fBetSpl5.4, whole genome shotgun sequence, the following proteins share a genomic window:
- the c19h10orf90 gene encoding (E2-independent) E3 ubiquitin-conjugating enzyme FATS, with the protein MALRRGAPEDARLPRAPRPRSAVDGRQLDAWLEHPRGLRGDPPAGPGPRAAWPPGTPPLGGRSSSCGSCTQCGSLESLHSGLLAPPEARGSWERARLVQAARKQQPQISGLSQVRTGWLPVQSRVTVVSDPSVGQVKVKQPITPVFQRSRAPPTAEDGDAERRRAGRGSSGAGTPPDPEQRPENRWSPATEGDRPVSWQVLRRGWNSSRGPVSPGGPPATEPPDRKTAGGPEPLRQAAAAPPWSRRAPPPGPSAADALQSQTAFNGRSGVLPVRATAPLCTTNTQTSSAAFSSLTVSSRKVGRSASLPGDADPPGPRVTVRRGAAIAEVEEQRVTRGAARAAADAVVLRRKATVIKVSERGQRCRHSYTEGVSADSGTWSGPQLNAGPQGQLESTQRQQAPPRAPPRAPPAQPGPGGTVQRSTLRIVLSHPSPSAAPPPPEAPPEAVGRRSVRPLSWYGAGAGHAAPPPGARKCSLDLPPEPSVSGLTSSGAGRPVGDNTEAPGSRAPPCLTLIEAPDPRSRQTPEEVLALNAAAIIANIKLQRQLSKKTTQPETERTSPQGEAVTDERKSPDGGLSRPPAGLLDLGPEGSPAPVSLQEALQRSRPDFVARSQCRVRELERRSRERRESGPRTGAVEQRWTRRGRAAALKENALNPSDGAGNGGEMQLGSKRLLEEVTGKKEDEQKSEPLLSNRQKVALFRKKLLDHLLQRSNS; encoded by the exons ATGGCTCTCCGCAGGGGGGCTCCAGAGGACGCCCGCCTCCCACGCGCACCCCGGCCCCGCAGCGCCGTGGACGGCCGCCAGCTGGACGCCTGGCTGGAGCACCCGCGGGGGCTGCGGGGCGACCCTCCGGCGGGCCCCGGGCCCCGGGCGGCGTGGCCGCCGGGGACCCCCCCCCTCGGCGGGCGCTCGTCCTCGTGCGGGAGCTGCACCCAGTGTGGGAGCCTGGAGTCCCTCCACAGCGGCCTCCTGGCTCCTCCGGAGGCCAGAGGGAGCTGGGAACGGGCTCGTCTGGTGCAGGCTGCGAGGAAGCAGCAGCCCCAGATCAGCGGCCTCAGCCAGGTCAGGACCGGGTGGCTGCCGGTCCAAAGCAGAGTGACCGTGGTGTCGGACCCGTCTGTTGGGCAG GTCAAAGTGAAGCAGCCCATCACCCCCGTGTTTCAGAGGTCACGAGCGCCGCCCACGGCAGAAG ATGGAGACGCGGAGCGGCGCCGCGCCGGCCGGGGTTCCTCGGGCGCAGGGACGCCTCCCGATCCTGAACAG AGGCCGGAAAACCGATGGTCTCCCGCGACGGAGGGCGACAGACCTGTGAGCTGGCAGGTGCTGCGGAGGggctggaacagcagcagagggCCTGTGTCCCCTGGAGGCCCCCCGGCCACGGAGCCCCCCGACAGGAAGACAGCAGGCGGCCCAGAGCCCCTCCGTCAGGCGGCCGCGGCTCCGCCCTGGAGTCGACGGGCGCCGCCGCCAGGGCCGAGCGCCGCCGACGCGCTCCAGTCTCAAACCGCCTTCAACGGGAGAAGTGGCGTGCTGCCCGTGAGGGCCACGGCTCCTCTGTGCACAACAAACACGCAGACCAGCTCTGccgccttctcctccctcaccGTCTCCTCCAGGAAGGTGGGCCGGTCGGCCAGCCTCCCCGGGGACGCGGACCCGCCGGGCCCCCGGGTCACGGTGCGGCGCGGTGCCGCCATAGCGGAGGTCGAGGAGCAGAGGGTGACGCGCGGCGCGGCCCGTGCGGCGGCGGACGCGGTGGTCCTGAGGCGGAAGGCGACGGTCATCAAGGTGAGCGAGCGCGGGCAGAGGTGCCGACACAGCTACACGGAGGGAGTGTCTGCAGACAGCGGCACGTGGAGCGGTCCTCAGCTCAACGCAGGGCCTCAGGGTCAACTAGAGTCCACGCAGAGGCAGCAGGCGCCTCCACGGGCGCCTCCACGGGCGCCTCCTGCCCAGCCAGGCCCAGGCGGAACCGTACAGAGATCCACTCTGAGGATCGTCCTGAGTCACCCCTCTCCCAGCGCGGCACCCCCTCCCCCAGAGGCCCCTCCTGAGGCTGTGGGACGGAGGTCGGTCCGGCCGCTGAGCTGGTACGGCGCCGGGGCGGGACACGCCGCGCCACCACCCGGAGCCAGGAAGTGCAGCCTGGACCTTCCGCCAGAGCCCAGCGTGAGCGGCTTGACGAGCAGCGGAGCCGGTCGGCCAGTGGGCGACAACACTGAGGCTCCAGGGAGCAGAGCACCCCCCTGTTTAACTCTTATCGAGGCACCAG ATCCCCGCTCGCGTCAGACTCCGGAGGAAGTGCTCGCCCTCAACGCGGCCGCCATCATAGCAAACATCAAACTCCAACGGCAACTGAGTAAGAAGACAACGCAGCCGGAGACGGAGCGGACCTCTCCACAGGGAGAAGCAG TGACAGATGAGAGGAAAAGCCCTGATGGCGGCCTGAGTCGGCCTCCTGCTGGACTCCTGGATCTGGGCCCTGAGGGGTCACCGgcccccgtctccctccag gaggcgctgcagaggTCCAGGCCCGACTTCGTGGCGCGGTCCCAGTGCCGGGTGCGAGAGCTGGAGCGGAGGTCACGGGAGAGAAGGGAATCGGGACCTCGGACGGGAGCCGTGGAGCAGAGGTGGACCCGccgcggccgcgccgccgccctCAAAG AGAACGCTTTAAATCCCAGCGATGGAGCCGGTAATGGTGGAGAGATGCAGCTCGGGTCCAAGCG gctgctggaggaggtgacGGGGAAGAAGGAGGACGAGCAGAAGAGCGAGCCGCTTTTGAGCAACCGGCAGAAAGTGGCGCTTTTCAGAAAG AAACTGTTGGATCACCTCCTTCAAAGGAGCAACAGCTGA